From Brassica oleracea var. oleracea cultivar TO1000 chromosome C3, BOL, whole genome shotgun sequence, a single genomic window includes:
- the LOC106332313 gene encoding uncharacterized protein LOC106332313, with protein sequence MNRGAGIYAAPVHQFGGYVAGLPSNYLIPLTYNVPTTTRPSNETEAGGENQAQARQGQQQQPGHQRQVVVRRFEITFQLDIFLILKLAAVIFLFNQDGSRQRLALLVIFATIIYLYQTGALAPFIRWLSQGMHRAAVPPRAHRPDNDPAAAMPLNQDAAPEGQENEAGDGNRANANENVGAGAGQQGNQWWGIVKEIQMIIFGFITSLLSGFHNID encoded by the exons ATGAACCGTGGAGCTGGCATTTATGCGGCTCCTGTTCATCAGTTTGGAGGATATGTCGCTGGTCTTCCCTCGAACTATCTCATCCCTCTCACTTACAATGTTCCCAC GACGACTAGACCAAGCAATGAGACTGAGGCTGGGGGAGAGAACCAAGCGCAAGCGAGGCAGGGTCAGCAGCAACAACCTGGACATCAAAGGCAAGTGGTGGTACGGAGATTTGAGATCACGTTTCAGCTGGACATATTCCTCATACTCAAGCTTGCTGCTGTCATCTTTTTGTTCAACCAAGATGGATCTAGACAACGGCTCGCTCTTCTTGTGATTTTCGCTACCATTATCTACTT ATACCAAACTGGAGCTCTTGCACCTTTTATCCGATGGCTCTCACAAGGTATGCACAGAGCAGCGGTACCACCTCGAGCTCATCGACCTGATAATGATCCAGCAGCTGCAATGCCACTAAACCAAGATGCTGCTCCTG AGGGACAAGAGAACGAAGCTGGTGATGGGAACCGAGCAAACGCAAATGAAAATGTTGGTGCAGGTGCAGGACAACAAGGGAATCAGTGGTGGGGAATAGTGAAAGAGATTCAAATGATAATTTTCGGCTTCATAACTTCACTACTCTCTGGCTTCCACAACATAGATTAG
- the LOC106336380 gene encoding pathogenesis-related homeodomain protein-like isoform X1, whose product MEGKSKKVTEKACVSVERVESTLLSSLVKKKGKETTSKRKYNKRKTEEEICSRGLEEEEDEGKKRRRRKSKIQQKSNKVEEVDEALRLQRRTRYLLIKMKMQQNLIDAYAAEGWKGQSREKIRPDKELERARKHILDCKLGLRDAIRQLDLLSSVGRMEEKVMAPDGSIHHDHIFCAECNSREASVDNDIILCDGTCNRAFHQKCLDPPLETESIPPGDQGWFCKICDCKIEIIDTMNAQIGTQYPVDSNWQDIFNEEANLPVGSEATLNKEADWPSDDSEDGDYDPEMKERSNSRSDSGGGGGDNDGGSSSTSVSLASDGVALSTGSWEGHEFGNAVESGEARHEETVHGPRQRKTVDYTKLYHEMFGKDAVLQEQGSEDEDWGPSDRRKRRKESDAASTVVTMCENSKKDEDVVEEVQEQSERDPVSVGGKGGRRPIFRIPRAAVEKLRQVFAENELPSKSVRDSLSKELSLDPGKVSKWFKNTRYMALRNRKAESVKQPEDSKVLLSGDSGPEAVMEKNTEADESHDNMEEIVMEKTTETNEIQETDDETVMETNTDTNQIQETMEETVMEKNTESNVIQETMDEAVMEKNTEANETQDTMDEAVMEERTEANEIQRETMEETIMEKTTEAHEVQDSMDDETNTETNEIQETVDEAVLETNTETNEVQDTMDKSVPLLFNDPTNQTTVSPCHDDNNEEIQHANDYFPTPIEEENQQYLEQKDSSLTLPPHEEVSSEMSLETSLEDNERKEVEEFEAVMEMLCRAENKLLDVTQRLERFRTPKGRKKLGKSSSCLHEEDSVVYVPTPEIKDGR is encoded by the exons ATGGAGGGGAAATCCAAGAAAGTAACAGAAAAGGCTTGTGTTTCGGTTGAGAGAGTTGAGTCTACTTTACTCTCATCTCTTGTGAAGAAGAAAGGCAAAGAAACAACGAGTAAAAGAAAGTATAATAAGCGCAAAACCGAGGAAGAGATATGTTCTCGAGGATTGGAAGAAGAGGAGGATGAGGGTAAGAAAAGGAGGAGGAGGAAAAGCAAGATACAGCAAAAGAGTAATAAGGTTGAGGAGGTAGATGAAGCTTTACGGCTTCAGAGGCGAACAAGGTATCTGCTTATTAAGATGAAGATGCAGCAGAATCTCATCGATGCTTACGCAGCCGAAGGTTGGAAAGGTCAGAG CCGGGAAAAGATAAGACCAGACAAGGAGCTGGAGAGAGCAAGGAAACATATCTTAGACTGCAAGCTTGGACTACGAGACGCCATTCGTCAGCTGGATCTTCTTAGCTCGGTGGGAAGGATGGAGGAGAAAGTGATGGCTCCAGATGGTTCTATTCATCATGACCAT ATATTTTGTGCGGAATGCAATTCTAGAGAAGCTTCTGTGGACAATGATATAATACTTTGCGATGGAACGTGTAACCGCGCTTTTCACCAGAAGTGCCTTGACCCTCCTTTGGAAACAGAAAGCA TACCTCCTGGAGATCAAGGCTGGTTTTGCAAAATTTGTGATTGCAAAATAGAAATCATCGACACCATGAATGCACAAATAGGGACTCAGTACCCTGTGGACAGCAACTGGCAG GATATCTTCAACGAAGAAGCTAATCTTCCTGTTGGATCTGAAGCTACACTCAACAAAGAAGCGGATTGGCCTTCGGATGACTCTGAGGATGGCGACTATGACCCTGAAATGAAGGAAAGAAGCAACAGCAGAAGCGATAGTGGTGGTGGTGGGGGTGATAATGATGGAGGAAGCAGTTCGACTAGTGTGAGTTTAGCTTCTGATGGTGTAGCTCTCTCAACAGGATCATGGGAAGGTCATGAATTTGGGAATGCGGTGGAATCAGGGGAGGCACGTCATGAAGAAACTGTACATGGGCCAAGACAGCGGAAGACTGTTGACTATACAAAACTATACCAT GAAATGTTTGGGAAGGATGCTGTGTTGCAAGAGCAAGGTAGTGAAGACGAAGACTGGGGTCCAAGTGACAGAAGGAAGAGAAGAAAGGAATCTGATGCAGCGAGCACAGTTGTAACTATGTGTGAAAATAGTAAGAAAGATGAAGATGTTGTTGAAGAAGTGCAGGAACAGAGTGAGAGAGATCCTGTTTCTGTTGGAGGTAAAGGAGGGAGACGGCCAATTTTCAGAATCCCAAGAGCTGCAGTTGAG AAGCTACGTCAAGTGTTTGCAGAGAATGAGCTTCCTTCAAAATCTGTGAGGGATAGTCTTTCAAAAGAGTTGAGTCTTGATCCAGGGAAG GTGAGCAAATGGTTCAAAAACACACGGTACATGGCATTGAGGAATAGGAAG GCGGAGAGTGTGAAACAACCTGAGGACTCGAAGGTGTTGTTGTCTGGAGATTCTGGACCAGAAGCAGTCATGGAGAAAAACACAGAAGCAGATGAGAGTCATGATAACATGGAGGAGATTGTCATGGAGAAAACCACAGAAACAAATGAAATTCAAGAAACGGATGACGAGACTGTCATGGAGACTAACACAGACACAAATCAAATTCAAGAAACTATGGAGGAGACTGTCATGGAGAAGAACACAGAATCGAATGTAATTCAAGAGACCATGGATGAGGCTGTCATGGAGAAAAACACAGAAGCAAATGAAACTCAAGATACCATGGACGAGGCTGTCATGGAGGAAAGAACAGAAGCAAACGAAATTCAACGAGAAACCATGGAGGAGACTATCATGGAGAAAACCACAGAAGCACATGAAGTTCAAGATTCCATGGACGATGAGACTAATACAGAAACAAATGAAATTCAAGAGACCGTGGACGAGGCTGTCTTGGAGACTAACACAGAAACAAATGAAGTTCAAGATACCATGGACAAGTCTGTTCCGCTCTTGTTTAATGACCCTACGAATCAGACAACAGTTTCTCCTTGTCATGATGATAACAACGAGGAAATTCAACACGCCAATGACTACTTTCCTACACCCATAGAAGAAGAAAATCAACAGTATCTGGAGCAGAAAGACTCTTCTCTGACTCTACCG CCACACGAAGAGGTAAGCAGCGAAATGAGCTTGGAGACATCTCTTGAAGATAATGAGAGGAAGGAAGTGGAAGAATTCGAAGCAGTAATGGAGATGCTTTGTAGGGCAGAAAACAAGTTACTGGATGTGACACAGAGGCTTGAGAGATTTAGAACACCGAAAGGCCGTAAAAAGTTAGGCAAGTCTTCTTCCTGTTTACATGAAGAAGACTCAGTAGTGTATGTTCCAACACCAGAGATCAAGGACGGAAGATAA
- the LOC106336380 gene encoding pathogenesis-related homeodomain protein-like isoform X2 has protein sequence MEEKVMAPDGSIHHDHIFCAECNSREASVDNDIILCDGTCNRAFHQKCLDPPLETESIPPGDQGWFCKICDCKIEIIDTMNAQIGTQYPVDSNWQDIFNEEANLPVGSEATLNKEADWPSDDSEDGDYDPEMKERSNSRSDSGGGGGDNDGGSSSTSVSLASDGVALSTGSWEGHEFGNAVESGEARHEETVHGPRQRKTVDYTKLYHEMFGKDAVLQEQGSEDEDWGPSDRRKRRKESDAASTVVTMCENSKKDEDVVEEVQEQSERDPVSVGGKGGRRPIFRIPRAAVEKLRQVFAENELPSKSVRDSLSKELSLDPGKVSKWFKNTRYMALRNRKAESVKQPEDSKVLLSGDSGPEAVMEKNTEADESHDNMEEIVMEKTTETNEIQETDDETVMETNTDTNQIQETMEETVMEKNTESNVIQETMDEAVMEKNTEANETQDTMDEAVMEERTEANEIQRETMEETIMEKTTEAHEVQDSMDDETNTETNEIQETVDEAVLETNTETNEVQDTMDKSVPLLFNDPTNQTTVSPCHDDNNEEIQHANDYFPTPIEEENQQYLEQKDSSLTLPPHEEVSSEMSLETSLEDNERKEVEEFEAVMEMLCRAENKLLDVTQRLERFRTPKGRKKLGKSSSCLHEEDSVVYVPTPEIKDGR, from the exons ATGGAGGAGAAAGTGATGGCTCCAGATGGTTCTATTCATCATGACCAT ATATTTTGTGCGGAATGCAATTCTAGAGAAGCTTCTGTGGACAATGATATAATACTTTGCGATGGAACGTGTAACCGCGCTTTTCACCAGAAGTGCCTTGACCCTCCTTTGGAAACAGAAAGCA TACCTCCTGGAGATCAAGGCTGGTTTTGCAAAATTTGTGATTGCAAAATAGAAATCATCGACACCATGAATGCACAAATAGGGACTCAGTACCCTGTGGACAGCAACTGGCAG GATATCTTCAACGAAGAAGCTAATCTTCCTGTTGGATCTGAAGCTACACTCAACAAAGAAGCGGATTGGCCTTCGGATGACTCTGAGGATGGCGACTATGACCCTGAAATGAAGGAAAGAAGCAACAGCAGAAGCGATAGTGGTGGTGGTGGGGGTGATAATGATGGAGGAAGCAGTTCGACTAGTGTGAGTTTAGCTTCTGATGGTGTAGCTCTCTCAACAGGATCATGGGAAGGTCATGAATTTGGGAATGCGGTGGAATCAGGGGAGGCACGTCATGAAGAAACTGTACATGGGCCAAGACAGCGGAAGACTGTTGACTATACAAAACTATACCAT GAAATGTTTGGGAAGGATGCTGTGTTGCAAGAGCAAGGTAGTGAAGACGAAGACTGGGGTCCAAGTGACAGAAGGAAGAGAAGAAAGGAATCTGATGCAGCGAGCACAGTTGTAACTATGTGTGAAAATAGTAAGAAAGATGAAGATGTTGTTGAAGAAGTGCAGGAACAGAGTGAGAGAGATCCTGTTTCTGTTGGAGGTAAAGGAGGGAGACGGCCAATTTTCAGAATCCCAAGAGCTGCAGTTGAG AAGCTACGTCAAGTGTTTGCAGAGAATGAGCTTCCTTCAAAATCTGTGAGGGATAGTCTTTCAAAAGAGTTGAGTCTTGATCCAGGGAAG GTGAGCAAATGGTTCAAAAACACACGGTACATGGCATTGAGGAATAGGAAG GCGGAGAGTGTGAAACAACCTGAGGACTCGAAGGTGTTGTTGTCTGGAGATTCTGGACCAGAAGCAGTCATGGAGAAAAACACAGAAGCAGATGAGAGTCATGATAACATGGAGGAGATTGTCATGGAGAAAACCACAGAAACAAATGAAATTCAAGAAACGGATGACGAGACTGTCATGGAGACTAACACAGACACAAATCAAATTCAAGAAACTATGGAGGAGACTGTCATGGAGAAGAACACAGAATCGAATGTAATTCAAGAGACCATGGATGAGGCTGTCATGGAGAAAAACACAGAAGCAAATGAAACTCAAGATACCATGGACGAGGCTGTCATGGAGGAAAGAACAGAAGCAAACGAAATTCAACGAGAAACCATGGAGGAGACTATCATGGAGAAAACCACAGAAGCACATGAAGTTCAAGATTCCATGGACGATGAGACTAATACAGAAACAAATGAAATTCAAGAGACCGTGGACGAGGCTGTCTTGGAGACTAACACAGAAACAAATGAAGTTCAAGATACCATGGACAAGTCTGTTCCGCTCTTGTTTAATGACCCTACGAATCAGACAACAGTTTCTCCTTGTCATGATGATAACAACGAGGAAATTCAACACGCCAATGACTACTTTCCTACACCCATAGAAGAAGAAAATCAACAGTATCTGGAGCAGAAAGACTCTTCTCTGACTCTACCG CCACACGAAGAGGTAAGCAGCGAAATGAGCTTGGAGACATCTCTTGAAGATAATGAGAGGAAGGAAGTGGAAGAATTCGAAGCAGTAATGGAGATGCTTTGTAGGGCAGAAAACAAGTTACTGGATGTGACACAGAGGCTTGAGAGATTTAGAACACCGAAAGGCCGTAAAAAGTTAGGCAAGTCTTCTTCCTGTTTACATGAAGAAGACTCAGTAGTGTATGTTCCAACACCAGAGATCAAGGACGGAAGATAA